Proteins found in one Xenopus laevis strain J_2021 chromosome 1L, Xenopus_laevis_v10.1, whole genome shotgun sequence genomic segment:
- the spata4.L gene encoding LOW QUALITY PROTEIN: spermatogenesis-associated protein 4-like (The sequence of the model RefSeq protein was modified relative to this genomic sequence to represent the inferred CDS: inserted 1 base in 1 codon), translated as MFRVQQQIKNIYTLRATTTAEMGVVNFSFSARRAIGYRVAVPVTIVTVSKAPRNASQFAECCESPGCSLGXMASYSEVPRRTGLPREVLKWLQSLDLSVSPKNFRRDFSNGYLIAEIFYWYFPEDIQLHSYENGTSLANRLSNWSQLEKFFMKRNLKVTKALMDGTIHCKPEAAELFIQEMYVMLTNRRIKTIQDNEVDFTDCHYQKKLPMVARSTATKTVKSNVTLTEILAEPDILVNKQKVQALMGLHLQQRQQERIEDPKRFNVKPSLGELAIRVPPAGNKSDSYDNLSNRSQSSSASSGTDIRSKANVQFKEITVKQGNRSYVSSSVSSNSSSAMLSTLLQDAGEKWAAAF; from the exons ATGTTTAGAGTACAACAACAGATTAAAAACATCTACACTCTCCGCGCTACTACAACTGCAGAGATGGGCGTggtaaacttttctttttctgctcGACGTGCAATTGGATATCGTGTTGCGGTGCCTGTAACCATAGTAACGGTTTCCAAGGCGCCTCGTAACGCTTCCCAGTTCGCTGAATGTTGCGAGTCGCCTGGTTGCTCCCTCG TTATGGCGTCATACTCGGAGGTCCCGCGTAGGACCGGGCTGCCCCGTGAAGTACTGAAATGGCTGCAGAGCTTGGACCTAAGTGTATCCCCTAAGAACTTCCGCAG AGATTTCTCAAATGGATACCTTATAGCTGAGATATTCTACTGGTACTTTCCAGAAGACATCCAACTGCATTCCTACGAGAATGGGACGTCCCTAGCTAATAGATTGAGCAACTGGTCACAACTGGAGAAG TTCTTCATGAAAAGGAATCTGAAGGTTACCAAAGCATTAATGGACGGCACCATTCACTGCAAACCAGAAGCTGCAGAATTATTCATCCAGGAAATGTACGTCATGCTGACAAACAGACG gaTAAAAACCATTCAGGATAATGAagttgattttactgactgtcaTTATCAAAAGAAGCTGCCTATGGTTGCTAGATCTACAGCAACAAAGACTGTGAAAAGCAATGTTACCCTGACTGAAATCCTGGCGGAGCCTGATATCCTAGTAAATAAGCAGAAGGTTCAGGCTCTGATGGGCTTACATTTGcaacagagacagcaggagagaATTGAAGATCCAA AACGATTTAATGTGAAACCGTCACTGGGTGAGCTTGCTATACGTGTTCCACCAGCAGGAAATAAAAGTGATAGTTATGACAACCTCTCAAACAGATCACAGTCCTCCTCTGCTTCCA GTGGGACTGACATTAGGAGCAAAGCTAACGTTCAGTTTAAAGAAATCACCGTTAAGCAAGGAAACAGAAGCTACGTGTCATCAAGTGTCAGTTCCAATTCATCGTCAGCCATGTTAAGCACACTGTTGCAAGATGCTGGAGAAAAATGGGCTGCTGCATTTTAA